From one Triticum urartu cultivar G1812 chromosome 3, Tu2.1, whole genome shotgun sequence genomic stretch:
- the LOC125542970 gene encoding uncharacterized protein LOC125542970: MEAAATSYPVARDPPPRPAPQTAQLGGGPAAPARGGWARWALWAVVSLVLAASFAWGVYQARHRPRSLAYVIVTYYLLAVLYCCLGKLSLLRRDDPAAAPERRRVRLAVWVVSVAFANVIAARVADSMPDRGLQIAVWVVLAAGIGVAFYFFFVREGARDEVAGQRREAELHQVSPEQRV; this comes from the coding sequence ATGGAGGCGGCCGCGACGTCCTACCCGGTGGCGCGGGACCCGCCGCCGCGGCCGGCGCCGCAGACGGCGCAGCTGGGCGGCGGCCCGGCGGCGCCGGCGCGCGGCGGGTGGGCGCGCTGGGCGCTGTGGGCCGTCGTGTCCCTCGTCCTCGCCGCCAGCTTCGCGTGGGGCGTGTACCAGGCGCGCCACCGGCCGCGGAGCCTCGCCTACGTCATCGTCACCTACTACCTCCTCGCCGTGCTCTACTGCTGCCTCGGGAAGCTGAGCCTGCTGCGCCgcgacgacccggcggcggcgcCCGAGCGGCGCCGGGTCAGGCTCGCCGTGTGGGTCGTCTCCGTGGCGTTCGCCAACGTCATCGCGGCGCGCGTCGCCGACTCGATGCCCGACCGGGGGCTCCAGATCGCCGTCTGGGTGGTCCTCGCCGCCGGCATCGGCGTCGCCTTCTACTTCTTCTTCGTCCGCGAGGGCGCCCGCGATGAGGTCGCCGGGCAGCGAAGGGAGGCGGAGCTCCACCAGGTGTCCCCGGAGCAGAGGGTCTGA
- the LOC125542969 gene encoding F-box protein At2g05970-like, producing the protein MSTKETRLKEVNSVGMKDWANIQTDIVGLIIKKLGIPDYIRFRAVCTSWNHICKEVSNHPRVDPWLMLPTKALEGAKFFSLPEKKSQTIHIPSVATIFGSMWTPVGSSHGWLIFFSPPQGTIQLVNPISSTSFQLPSIGRKHLSKAMLLDMSESNFTVAVIHRDQKGYQVTRKGSKSWSFVDSKHILVDVFKHRRQLYTIDVYGTVEVWAEPPRSWPDDDFPQVEPHMHNLVHYQHQKFNCLVETPSGHLIRVKRQSQNKFALWVLDRETSYFERTSDIGEFGLFVSHYSSFCFPAKDHPYLKANCVYFIDGYNNMCAFNLEHGTKELVEALETAAPAQSQQDFYGRQPRAEPFLWLIPSLK; encoded by the exons ATGTCCACGAAGGAAACAAG GCTTAAAGAAGTTAATTCTGTTGGGATGAAAGATTGGGCTAATATTCAGACTGATATTGTTGGTCTAATTATAAAGAAGCTTGGCATTCCTGACTACATCAGATTCCGTGCTGTATGCACGTCATGGAACCATATCTGCAAGGAAGTATCCAACCATCCACGGGTGGACCCATGGCTGATGCTCCCCACAAAGGCGCTTGAAGGTGCTAAATTTTTTAGCTTACCTGAAAAAAAGAGTCAAACCATCCATATCCCGAGTGTTGCCACGATCTTTGGATCCATGTGGACTCCGGTTGGTTCATCCCATGGCTGGCTTATCTTCTTTAGCCCGCCACAGGGAACCATCCAGCTGGTTAATCCCATCAGCAGCACATCGTTCCAACTCCCCTCAATCGGAAGGAAGCACCTGTCCAAGGCCATGTTGCTTGACATGAGTGAGAGCAACTTCACTGTTGCTGTCATCCATCGCGACCAAAAAGGATACCAAGTGACACGCAAAGGAAGTAAAAGCTGGTCGTTTGTCGATTCAAAACACATTTTGGTGGATGTCTTCAAGCACCGAAGGCAACTTTACACCATTGATGTATATGGCACGGTCGAGGTGTGGGCAGAGCCTCCCCGTTCATGGCCAGATGATGACTTCCCCCAGGTGGAACCGCATATGCACAACCTCGTCCACTACCAACACCAGAAGTTCAACTGTCTGGTGGAGACCCCGTCCGGACACCTCATAAGGGTCAAGCGCCAGTCGCAGAACAAGTTTGCGCTGTGGGTCCTCGACAGGGAGACCTCTTACTTCGAGCGGACCAGCGACATTGGGGAATTCGGGCTGTTCGTCAGCCACTACAGCTCGTTCTGTTTCCCGGCCAAGGACCATCCGTACCTGAAGGCAAACTGCGTCTACTTCATCGACGGCTACAACAACATGTGCGCGTTCAACCTTGAGCATGGGACCAAGGAGCTCGTAGAAGCCCTCGAAACCGCTGCCCCTGCTCAGAGTCAGCAAGACTTTTACGGGCGCCAGCCTCGAGCAGAGCCGTTCCTATGGTTAATCCCTTCTCTGAAGTGA